A genomic stretch from Frigoribacterium sp. PvP032 includes:
- a CDS encoding DUF177 domain-containing protein: MREHSVEVVVPERLGEGQVAVQAGAVLDLDVRLEGLHDGILVSATVTGTATGECSRCLKPIAEPVEVDIAELFAYDVDEAFDYQVHEDHVDLEPVVRDAVVLSLPFQPVCRPDCPGLDPVTGERVEDIPDYQPREGVDPRWSALAGFQAEAPADTEPGDTTSRPDTSA; encoded by the coding sequence ATGCGCGAGCACTCGGTCGAGGTCGTGGTGCCCGAGCGGCTCGGCGAGGGCCAGGTCGCCGTGCAGGCGGGCGCCGTGCTCGACCTCGACGTGCGGCTCGAGGGCCTGCACGACGGCATCCTCGTGTCCGCGACCGTCACCGGCACCGCGACCGGCGAGTGCAGCCGGTGCCTGAAGCCGATCGCCGAGCCTGTCGAAGTCGATATCGCCGAGCTTTTCGCGTACGATGTCGACGAAGCTTTTGACTACCAGGTTCATGAAGACCATGTCGACCTCGAACCTGTCGTCAGAGACGCAGTGGTCCTGTCACTGCCCTTCCAGCCGGTCTGTCGTCCGGACTGCCCTGGACTCGACCCGGTGACGGGCGAACGAGTAGAGGACATCCCCGACTACCAGCCCCGTGAAGGCGTCGATCCCCGGTGGTCGGCCCTCGCAGGGTTCCAGGCTGAGGCACCTGCCGACACCGAACCGGGCGACACCACGTCGCGGCCCGACACGTCGGCCTGA
- the rpmF gene encoding 50S ribosomal protein L32, with translation MAVPKRKQSRSNTHARRSQWKATPVQLVKTIENGKVTYSLPHRAKVVEDSAGTALYMEYKGRKVADV, from the coding sequence ATGGCCGTTCCCAAGAGGAAGCAGTCACGCTCGAACACCCACGCACGTCGGTCGCAGTGGAAGGCCACTCCCGTCCAGCTGGTGAAGACCATCGAGAACGGCAAGGTCACCTACAGCCTCCCTCACCGTGCCAAGGTCGTCGAGGACAGCGCCGGCACCGCCCTGTACATGGAGTACAAGGGCCGCAAGGTCGCCGACGTCTGA
- the rnc gene encoding ribonuclease III, producing MTTSHSDQPASSIRADRADLLSQLGIEVREDLIELALTHRSYAYEHGGIANNERLEFLGDSILGQAVTVMLFTENPDLDEGELAKRRASLVSTVALAEVARNIGLGAHLRLGRGEELTGGRDKPSILADTVEAIIGATYLDAGGEAATAFVLRLVAPLLVDPARFGAAMDPKTSLQELSAARGRGMPSYHVTDSGPDHDKRFHAAVRLGDSPDDVARGTGSSKKQAEMAAALEAWTRLSSTDR from the coding sequence GTGACCACGTCACACTCCGATCAGCCCGCGTCGAGCATCCGTGCCGACCGGGCTGATCTGTTGTCCCAGCTCGGCATCGAGGTGCGAGAGGACCTGATCGAGCTCGCCCTCACCCACCGGTCGTACGCGTACGAGCACGGCGGCATCGCCAACAACGAGCGCCTCGAGTTCCTCGGCGACTCGATCCTCGGGCAGGCCGTCACGGTCATGCTCTTCACCGAGAACCCCGACCTCGACGAGGGCGAGCTGGCCAAGCGCCGAGCGAGCCTCGTCAGCACGGTCGCCCTCGCCGAGGTCGCCCGCAACATCGGGCTCGGCGCACACCTCCGCCTCGGTCGCGGCGAAGAGCTGACCGGCGGGCGCGACAAGCCGTCGATCCTCGCCGACACCGTCGAGGCCATCATCGGCGCTACCTACCTCGACGCCGGGGGCGAGGCCGCCACCGCCTTCGTCCTGCGCCTCGTCGCGCCGCTCCTCGTCGACCCCGCGCGCTTCGGCGCGGCGATGGACCCGAAGACGAGCCTGCAAGAACTCAGCGCGGCCCGCGGTCGCGGGATGCCGTCGTACCACGTGACCGACAGCGGGCCCGATCACGACAAGCGGTTCCACGCGGCCGTGCGCCTCGGCGACTCGCCGGACGACGTCGCCCGCGGCACCGGCAGCAGCAAGAAGCAGGCCGAGATGGCCGCGGCGCTCGAGGCCTGGACGCGGCTCTCGAGCACCGACCGCTAG
- a CDS encoding DNA-formamidopyrimidine glycosylase family protein, which translates to MPELPEVEVVRAGLAPVVAGAVVTGVTVLDDRSLKRHRGPSDDFVDRLVGGTLDSAVRRGKFLWFPFEPAERHDHPLALVAHLGMSGQVLLRSSDHPADRLMRIKLDVDSPQLGAVRLAFVDQRIFGSMALDETVPTPDGRAAGYAGAHLLGSAAAAPAAAAEPEPAVEAAAQAAAPGPPTGEWLARVPQQVAHIARDPLDPAFDEAAVITRLLARRTGVKRALLDQGLLSGVGNIYADESLWAARVHPEQPTEALSRTRARLLLSEVRAVLLKALGEGGTSFDAQYVNVNGQSGYFSHSLAAYGQQGRPCPRCGTLIVREAFMNRSSHLCPRCQRVRVA; encoded by the coding sequence GTGCCCGAGCTCCCCGAGGTCGAGGTCGTCCGCGCGGGCCTCGCGCCCGTCGTGGCCGGCGCCGTCGTCACGGGCGTCACCGTGCTCGACGACCGGTCGCTCAAGCGGCACCGTGGCCCGTCCGACGACTTCGTCGACCGCCTCGTCGGCGGCACCCTCGACTCGGCGGTGCGCCGTGGCAAGTTCCTCTGGTTCCCGTTCGAGCCTGCCGAGCGGCACGACCATCCCCTCGCCCTCGTGGCGCACCTCGGCATGAGCGGCCAGGTGCTGCTCCGCAGCTCCGACCACCCTGCCGACCGGCTGATGCGGATCAAGCTCGACGTCGACAGCCCGCAGCTCGGCGCCGTCCGGCTGGCCTTCGTCGATCAGCGGATCTTCGGCTCGATGGCCCTCGACGAGACCGTGCCCACGCCGGACGGCCGGGCGGCCGGCTACGCGGGGGCGCACCTGCTCGGGTCGGCAGCGGCGGCGCCTGCCGCTGCTGCAGAGCCAGAGCCAGCGGTAGAGGCAGCGGCACAGGCCGCCGCTCCCGGTCCTCCGACAGGGGAGTGGCTCGCCCGCGTCCCGCAGCAGGTCGCCCACATCGCCCGCGACCCGCTCGACCCCGCCTTCGACGAGGCAGCCGTCATCACGCGCCTCCTGGCCCGCCGCACCGGCGTCAAGCGCGCCCTGCTCGACCAGGGCCTGCTCAGCGGCGTGGGCAACATCTACGCCGACGAGAGCCTGTGGGCGGCGCGCGTGCACCCCGAGCAGCCGACGGAGGCGCTCTCGCGGACCCGCGCGCGCCTCCTGCTGTCCGAGGTCAGGGCCGTGCTGCTCAAGGCCCTCGGCGAGGGCGGCACGAGCTTCGACGCGCAGTACGTCAACGTCAACGGGCAGTCCGGCTACTTCAGCCACAGCCTCGCCGCCTACGGGCAGCAGGGCCGCCCGTGTCCGCGCTGCGGCACCCTGATCGTCCGCGAGGCGTTCATGAACCGCTCGAGCCACCTCTGTCCGCGCTGCCAGCGTGTCCGCGTCGCCTGA